The following proteins come from a genomic window of Polyangiaceae bacterium:
- a CDS encoding sigma-70 family RNA polymerase sigma factor, whose product MTEGREDYELLDAWRGGDAAAGNELFERHFDSVFRFLRNKTARDPADLVQTVFLSIVESRDSFRGESSFRTYLFSVARKQLYKHYRDRKPGADFGVTSLADFGATPSRLVDQRIGDRLLLEALRAIPLELQIALELHYWEQMSGPEIARVLGIAEGTVRSRLRRAKEALDAKMVELSRSPRELETTMANLENWAAGLRDAL is encoded by the coding sequence ATGACCGAGGGGCGCGAGGACTACGAGCTGCTCGACGCCTGGCGCGGCGGAGACGCCGCCGCCGGAAACGAGCTCTTCGAGCGACACTTCGACAGTGTGTTTCGCTTTCTGCGCAACAAGACGGCGCGGGATCCGGCGGATCTGGTGCAGACGGTGTTCCTGTCCATCGTGGAGAGCCGCGACTCCTTTCGCGGCGAGTCGAGCTTTCGGACGTACCTGTTCTCCGTGGCGCGCAAGCAGCTGTACAAGCACTATCGGGATCGCAAGCCGGGCGCCGACTTCGGGGTCACCTCGCTGGCGGACTTCGGCGCTACGCCCAGCCGGCTGGTGGATCAGCGCATCGGCGATCGCTTGCTGCTCGAGGCCCTGCGGGCGATCCCGTTGGAGCTGCAGATCGCCCTCGAGCTCCACTATTGGGAGCAGATGTCGGGTCCGGAGATTGCGCGGGTGCTCGGCATCGCCGAGGGAACCGTGCGCAGCCGCTTGCGGCGTGCGAAGGAAGCGCTGGACGCCAAGATGGTGGAGCTTTCGCGGTCGCCCCGGGAGCTCGAAACCACGATGGCCAACCTGGAGAACTGGGCGGCGGGGCTGCGCGACGCCCTCTAA
- a CDS encoding FAD-dependent oxidoreductase, with protein sequence MAQHFDVIVLGGGPAGLTAGIYLGRARLRTLIVDSGSLGGQMNLTYAVANYPGHLTASGREIAMTMKAQAEEFGCELLSNSDVTRIDLSGPEKVVEIEDEGTFTAKAVIIASGGVPRTLGLDSESRLKGHGISYCATCDGDFFTGQHVVAIGGGNSAIEEAIALTRYAETVTVVHEFDHFQAHPFAVEEAKRNPKIRFVLNQEVREFVGSPNLEKVRVRDKSTGEEREIPATGCFVFIGYVPNTEMFRGQIALNERGEILTNEEMKTNVPGVFAAGDSRHKRYRQITTAVADGTIAALAATEYLRSDGRSPTEGADTVH encoded by the coding sequence ATGGCCCAGCACTTCGACGTGATCGTGCTCGGCGGAGGACCCGCCGGGCTGACGGCCGGGATCTACCTGGGCCGCGCCCGGCTGAGGACTCTCATCGTCGACAGCGGCTCCCTCGGCGGGCAGATGAACCTGACCTACGCCGTGGCCAACTACCCGGGGCACTTGACGGCCTCGGGGCGAGAGATCGCGATGACGATGAAGGCTCAAGCCGAGGAGTTCGGCTGCGAGCTCTTGTCCAACTCCGACGTGACCCGCATCGATCTGTCCGGACCCGAGAAGGTCGTGGAGATCGAAGACGAGGGCACCTTCACCGCCAAGGCCGTGATCATCGCCAGCGGCGGCGTGCCCCGCACGCTCGGACTCGACTCCGAGTCACGGCTCAAGGGCCACGGCATTTCCTACTGCGCCACCTGCGACGGCGACTTCTTCACGGGTCAGCACGTGGTGGCCATTGGTGGCGGCAACTCCGCCATCGAGGAGGCCATCGCCCTGACCCGCTACGCGGAAACCGTGACCGTGGTGCACGAATTCGATCACTTCCAGGCGCACCCCTTCGCCGTGGAGGAAGCCAAGCGAAACCCCAAGATCCGCTTCGTGCTCAACCAGGAGGTGCGCGAGTTCGTGGGCAGCCCGAACCTGGAGAAGGTGCGCGTACGGGACAAGAGCACGGGCGAGGAGCGCGAGATCCCAGCCACGGGATGTTTCGTGTTCATCGGCTACGTGCCCAACACGGAGATGTTCCGCGGACAGATCGCGCTCAACGAGCGTGGGGAGATCCTCACCAACGAGGAAATGAAGACGAACGTGCCGGGAGTGTTCGCAGCGGGGGACTCGCGACACAAGCGCTACCGTCAGATCACCACGGCGGTCGCGGATGGAACCATCGCCGCGTTGGCTGCGACGGAGTACCTCCGTTCCGACGGCCGCAGCCCGACGGAAGGCGCCGACACCGTGCACTGA
- a CDS encoding ATP-dependent zinc protease, translating into MSDERDAPVTIGWAELVDIPEWNISRMRAKMDTGARSSALHVENIQELPHDRVRFDVRLHRKKVDRRVTVEAPIKRRGRVRPSSGVPQARIFVSAKVKIGPVEREIELSLVSREKMIFRMLIGRSALAHHFLVDVSKRYVLSKPRRKKAKKKKRPKGAAET; encoded by the coding sequence GTGTCGGACGAGCGTGACGCACCGGTGACGATTGGCTGGGCCGAGCTGGTCGACATTCCCGAGTGGAATATCAGCCGCATGCGCGCGAAGATGGACACCGGCGCGCGGTCCAGCGCGCTGCATGTCGAGAACATCCAGGAGTTACCCCACGACCGCGTGCGTTTCGACGTGCGCCTACACCGCAAGAAGGTGGATCGCCGCGTCACGGTCGAAGCGCCCATCAAGCGTCGCGGCCGCGTGCGTCCCTCGAGCGGCGTGCCTCAGGCACGCATCTTCGTGTCGGCCAAGGTGAAGATCGGCCCCGTGGAGCGGGAGATAGAGCTTTCCTTGGTGAGCCGCGAGAAAATGATCTTTCGCATGTTGATCGGTCGGTCCGCCTTGGCGCACCATTTCCTGGTCGACGTGAGCAAGCGCTACGTCCTTTCCAAGCCGCGCCGAAAGAAAGCCAAGAAGAAGAAGCGCCCGAAGGGGGCAGCGGAAACATGA
- a CDS encoding thioredoxin family protein produces MLNTHLTHIETEAAFQELLAKNENVMICCGRMGPMCIPVYDVMEKLESKYPHVQFRDMEFDASVAHVIRNLPECRTFNGLPFTVYFKNGKVAAATSSIQSKQQVTEILNREFAVPTAAAHP; encoded by the coding sequence ATGCTGAACACCCATCTGACCCACATCGAGACCGAAGCTGCCTTCCAGGAGCTGCTGGCCAAGAACGAGAACGTGATGATCTGCTGCGGCCGCATGGGCCCCATGTGCATCCCCGTCTACGACGTGATGGAAAAGCTGGAGTCCAAGTATCCGCACGTTCAGTTCCGCGACATGGAGTTCGACGCCTCCGTTGCCCACGTCATCCGCAATCTGCCGGAGTGCCGCACCTTCAACGGCTTGCCCTTCACCGTGTACTTCAAGAACGGGAAGGTCGCCGCGGCCACCTCCAGCATCCAGAGCAAGCAGCAGGTGACGGAGATCCTGAATCGGGAGTTTGCGGTCCCCACCGCCGCCGCCCATCCGTAG
- a CDS encoding protein kinase: MAHAQTNDAGDDVERDRVRARVKQGLFGGPPDPVRLDQFEILGRLGAGAMGVVYEARDRELDRVVALKLLHPRERQTPGSLLEEARSMARLKHPNVLTVHQVGSHGEQVYVAMERARCTLREWLEQERPPRERVLDVLAATGRGLAALHRQGLVHRDFKPDNVLMDDEGQPRITDFGLALRVDSDVLAGRAGTPAYMAPEQLRGDEVDARSDQFAFGVTAIEALTGKRPFDGDTLDDLLGAILRRASIPGQVPKPIAEVLLRAVEPEASARFSSMDALLERLQIARAERSFKLWWLAAGAAALLVVAVAMATRGEEPTAPPTSTPSALTTASSAPAPIVDVTRLCVDSVKASSAGDAHPAGHAFDGVPSTAWCESAAGDGAGEWIEAKLRPDTWVSEVELGGGWPTTTSGGADLWAINATVRTMRVSWDGGERVVHFDRSTDRGKTKRVAIGAKTSRVRITALEVDRGRFRDLCLQGVVIRGRCGGS; this comes from the coding sequence GTGGCTCACGCCCAAACCAACGACGCCGGCGACGACGTCGAGCGGGACCGGGTGCGGGCGCGGGTCAAGCAGGGGCTCTTCGGCGGCCCGCCGGATCCGGTGCGGCTCGACCAGTTCGAGATCCTGGGACGCCTCGGGGCGGGCGCCATGGGCGTGGTGTACGAGGCTCGGGACCGCGAGCTCGACCGTGTGGTGGCGCTGAAGCTACTGCACCCGCGAGAGCGGCAGACGCCGGGGTCGCTCCTGGAAGAGGCGCGCAGCATGGCGCGGCTCAAGCATCCGAACGTGCTCACGGTGCATCAGGTGGGCAGTCACGGCGAGCAGGTGTACGTCGCGATGGAGCGCGCGCGCTGCACGCTGCGCGAGTGGCTCGAGCAAGAGAGGCCGCCGCGGGAGCGCGTTCTCGACGTGCTGGCGGCGACCGGACGCGGGCTCGCGGCGCTGCACCGGCAAGGGCTCGTGCATCGCGACTTCAAGCCCGACAACGTGCTGATGGACGACGAAGGGCAGCCGCGGATCACGGACTTCGGCCTCGCGCTCCGGGTGGATTCCGATGTGCTTGCGGGCCGCGCGGGCACGCCCGCGTACATGGCACCGGAGCAGCTCCGCGGCGACGAAGTCGACGCGCGCTCGGATCAGTTCGCCTTCGGCGTGACGGCCATCGAAGCGCTCACGGGCAAGCGCCCTTTCGATGGCGACACCCTCGACGACCTTCTCGGGGCCATCCTGCGGCGCGCCAGCATCCCCGGTCAGGTGCCGAAGCCCATCGCAGAAGTGCTGCTGCGGGCGGTGGAGCCCGAGGCGAGCGCGCGGTTTTCGTCGATGGATGCGCTCTTGGAGCGACTCCAGATCGCTCGCGCCGAACGCAGCTTCAAGCTGTGGTGGCTCGCGGCGGGGGCTGCGGCGCTATTGGTGGTGGCGGTCGCGATGGCGACGCGGGGCGAGGAACCGACCGCGCCGCCGACGTCCACGCCGTCGGCGCTGACCACGGCGTCGAGCGCGCCCGCACCCATCGTGGACGTCACCCGGCTGTGCGTTGATTCCGTGAAAGCGTCGTCGGCAGGGGACGCGCACCCGGCGGGGCACGCGTTCGACGGCGTGCCCTCGACGGCCTGGTGCGAGAGCGCAGCGGGCGACGGCGCAGGGGAATGGATTGAGGCCAAGCTCCGGCCCGACACCTGGGTGTCGGAAGTAGAGCTCGGCGGCGGATGGCCGACGACGACGAGCGGCGGCGCAGATCTATGGGCCATCAACGCCACGGTGCGCACGATGCGCGTCTCCTGGGACGGCGGCGAGCGGGTCGTGCATTTCGATCGCAGTACGGATCGAGGCAAGACCAAGCGAGTGGCCATCGGCGCGAAGACGAGCCGTGTTCGCATCACGGCGCTGGAGGTCGACCGCGGTCGCTTCCGCGACCTGTGCCTGCAAGGTGTCGTGATCCGCGGCCGCTGCGGTGGAAGTTAA